In Arsenicicoccus sp. oral taxon 190, the following are encoded in one genomic region:
- a CDS encoding GNAT family N-acetyltransferase: MARVDDLLLLPAIDASGGPLFRGARMDLVADMPPDPPEAFEPALAAGTLWVAADGDDRPVGFVRVELVDGHPHVDQLSVHPDHAGQRLGARLLEAAETWARSAGHAEMSLTTYRDVPWNGPYYERLGWRVLPVASLGPGLAAARQHERDRGLGRWPRQAMVKDLAPGPGGRPVLTTPRVTLRPMTLEHLPLLHRLDADPEVMRHLLGRARTPEEIDAFWAPRCADPSGDALGLGWWVGFAGAGAGADFLGWWDLGRSDSEPGSPVRPDAAEIGWRLDRRYWRRGLASEGAAALVRHGFETVGLRRIWAETMAVNAASRGVMRRLGMRHVSTEVRAWDDPLPGAEEGEVTYEITAEAWRRGLR, encoded by the coding sequence GTGGCCCGAGTCGATGACCTGCTGCTCCTGCCGGCGATCGACGCCTCCGGAGGGCCGCTCTTCCGTGGCGCCCGGATGGACCTGGTGGCGGACATGCCCCCGGACCCGCCCGAGGCGTTCGAGCCCGCCCTGGCGGCGGGCACGCTGTGGGTGGCGGCGGACGGGGACGACCGGCCGGTCGGCTTCGTGCGGGTCGAGCTCGTCGACGGCCACCCGCACGTCGACCAGCTCAGCGTCCACCCGGACCACGCGGGGCAGCGCCTGGGGGCGCGGCTCCTCGAGGCCGCGGAGACGTGGGCGCGGTCCGCGGGGCACGCGGAGATGAGCCTGACGACCTACCGCGACGTGCCGTGGAACGGTCCCTACTACGAGCGGCTGGGGTGGCGGGTCCTGCCGGTGGCGTCGCTCGGCCCGGGACTGGCGGCGGCGCGGCAGCACGAGCGCGACCGGGGGCTGGGCCGGTGGCCGCGCCAGGCGATGGTCAAGGACCTGGCGCCCGGCCCGGGTGGTCGACCGGTCCTGACGACGCCTCGCGTCACGCTGCGGCCCATGACGCTCGAGCACCTCCCGCTCCTGCACCGTCTCGACGCGGACCCCGAGGTGATGCGCCACCTGCTCGGGCGGGCACGGACGCCGGAGGAGATCGATGCCTTCTGGGCACCCAGGTGCGCGGACCCGAGCGGCGACGCCCTCGGCCTGGGCTGGTGGGTGGGCTTCGCGGGCGCAGGCGCGGGTGCTGACTTCCTCGGCTGGTGGGACCTGGGGCGCAGCGACTCCGAGCCGGGGTCACCGGTGCGCCCGGACGCTGCCGAGATCGGGTGGCGGCTCGACCGTCGCTACTGGCGTCGGGGGCTCGCGTCCGAGGGCGCGGCGGCGCTGGTGCGCCACGGCTTCGAGACCGTCGGGCTGCGACGGATCTGGGCCGAGACGATGGCGGTCAACGCCGCCTCCCGGGGCGTCATGCGCAGGCTCGGGATGCGGCACGTCTCGACCGAGGTGCGCGCGTGGGACGACCCGCTGCCGGGTGCTGAGGAGGGCGAGGTCACCTACGAGATCACCGCGGAGGCGTGGCGCCGCGGGCTTCGCTAG
- a CDS encoding ribose-phosphate diphosphokinase: MRDIVVFSGSAHAELAQRICDELGVPLSGVDVVRFSNDCLQVQLLENCRQKDVYLIQPLVPPTQEHLFELLLMINAARGASAASVTAVMPHFAYARSDKKDASRISFGGRMVADLIQTAGAHRVLTMTLHAPQVHGFFSVPVDHLTATGVLADHFRGRDLGKHVVVSPDFGNAKTASLLARLLGLPVAAGSKQRKADDKVEIEMIVGDVAGKTAIVLDDEIATGGSIVELLDKLREAGCTSAAVACTHGLFTGRAVERLRRHPMISEVVTTDTVPAPADWPELTICSTADLFAEAIARIHAGASISSLFDGVDPAYAPPQMRLDFSS, encoded by the coding sequence GTGCGCGACATAGTGGTCTTCTCCGGCAGTGCCCACGCCGAGCTGGCGCAGCGGATCTGCGACGAGCTGGGCGTCCCGCTGTCGGGGGTGGACGTGGTCCGCTTCAGCAACGACTGCCTGCAGGTCCAGCTGCTGGAGAACTGCCGGCAGAAGGACGTCTACCTCATCCAGCCGCTGGTGCCGCCGACCCAGGAGCACCTCTTCGAGCTGCTGCTGATGATCAACGCGGCCCGCGGCGCGTCCGCCGCCTCGGTGACCGCCGTGATGCCGCACTTCGCCTACGCCCGCTCCGACAAGAAGGACGCGTCGCGGATCTCCTTCGGCGGGCGCATGGTCGCCGACCTCATCCAGACCGCGGGGGCGCACCGGGTGCTGACGATGACCCTGCACGCGCCGCAGGTCCACGGCTTCTTCTCGGTCCCGGTGGACCACCTCACCGCGACCGGCGTGCTGGCCGACCACTTCCGGGGGCGGGACCTCGGCAAGCACGTCGTGGTCTCCCCGGACTTCGGCAACGCCAAGACGGCGTCGCTGCTGGCCCGGCTGCTCGGGCTGCCCGTCGCGGCGGGCTCCAAGCAGCGCAAGGCCGACGACAAGGTGGAGATCGAGATGATCGTCGGGGACGTGGCCGGCAAGACCGCGATCGTGCTCGACGACGAGATCGCCACGGGCGGGTCCATCGTCGAGCTGCTCGACAAGCTGCGCGAGGCGGGCTGCACCAGCGCGGCGGTGGCGTGCACCCACGGGCTCTTCACCGGCCGGGCCGTGGAGCGGCTGCGCCGGCACCCCATGATCAGCGAGGTCGTCACCACCGACACGGTGCCGGCGCCGGCGGACTGGCCGGAGCTCACGATCTGCTCCACGGCCGACCTCTTCGCCGAGGCGATCGCCCGGATCCACGCGGGCGCGTCGATCTCGAGCCTGTTCGACGGCGTCGACCCGGCCTACGCGCCGCCGCAGATGCGGCTCGACTTCAGCTCCTGA
- a CDS encoding class I SAM-dependent DNA methyltransferase — protein MPHDLTSLDHLDQEELWDARAAASYDTPGTGMEAPDVLGPTVDRLADLAEGGPALELAVGTGRVAIPLAQRGIAVTGIEISRHMIARLREKVSDADLPVVQGDMASTRAPGEFSLVYLVFNTIGNLLTQDAQVECFRNAAAHLRPGGRFVIELWVPQLQQGAPGVPALVGAVEDGYLLVDTLDTATQRLMSHHVRFGEGRSATVGRSPHRYVWPSELDLMARLAGMELESRHADWRGAPFTSESGSHVSVYRKPARDQ, from the coding sequence ATGCCCCACGACCTGACCTCGCTGGACCACCTCGACCAGGAAGAGCTGTGGGACGCCCGCGCCGCAGCGAGCTATGACACCCCGGGCACCGGCATGGAGGCGCCCGACGTCCTCGGTCCCACCGTCGACCGTCTCGCCGACCTGGCCGAAGGCGGCCCGGCGCTCGAGCTCGCGGTCGGGACCGGGCGGGTCGCCATACCGCTCGCGCAGCGCGGGATCGCGGTGACCGGCATCGAGATCAGTCGCCACATGATCGCCCGCCTGCGGGAGAAGGTGAGCGACGCCGACCTGCCCGTCGTGCAGGGCGACATGGCGAGCACCCGTGCCCCGGGCGAGTTCTCGCTCGTCTACCTGGTCTTCAACACGATCGGCAACCTGCTCACGCAGGACGCGCAGGTCGAGTGCTTCCGCAACGCGGCGGCGCACCTGCGACCGGGCGGGAGGTTCGTGATCGAGCTGTGGGTGCCGCAGCTGCAGCAGGGGGCGCCCGGGGTGCCCGCGCTGGTCGGCGCCGTGGAGGACGGCTACCTGCTCGTCGACACCCTCGACACGGCGACGCAGCGGCTGATGTCCCACCACGTCAGGTTCGGGGAGGGGCGCTCGGCGACGGTGGGGCGCTCCCCGCACCGCTACGTCTGGCCGTCCGAGCTCGACCTCATGGCGCGTCTGGCCGGGATGGAGCTGGAGTCGCGGCACGCCGACTGGCGAGGGGCGCCGTTCACCTCGGAGTCGGGCTCGCACGTCTCCGTCTACCGCAAGCCTGCTCGTGATCAGTGA
- a CDS encoding nucleotidyltransferase domain-containing protein translates to MGVTLGGSRARGTHHAGSDVDLGVYYEASGSDSDSMSLDLAALQRVASAWSDEPAPVAGPGGWGPWVDGGAWLTVAGTPVDLILRSLARVAEQTERALRAELAFHPQPGHPLGFLDVSYAGELVTARVLADPDGALSRLRSRLGGYPAPLRDALVEAAWEADFLCTVARKALPREDVTYVALCLARALMLCAHAWHARAGAWVTNEKDLVPGVARLPLDTRGFTSRAAAALSRCGPGRDELARAIDEVEALVQECRSAGRRSGAGPACGGTNRQRG, encoded by the coding sequence GTGGGCGTGACGCTCGGCGGATCCCGCGCTCGCGGAACCCATCACGCCGGGTCGGACGTGGACCTCGGTGTCTACTACGAGGCTTCAGGCTCAGACTCTGACTCGATGTCGCTGGACCTGGCAGCCCTGCAGCGGGTGGCCTCCGCCTGGTCCGACGAGCCCGCGCCGGTCGCGGGGCCGGGCGGCTGGGGGCCCTGGGTCGACGGGGGCGCGTGGCTCACCGTGGCCGGCACACCGGTGGACCTCATCCTGCGCTCCCTCGCGCGGGTCGCGGAGCAGACGGAGCGTGCCCTGCGCGCCGAGCTCGCGTTCCACCCCCAGCCGGGTCACCCCTTGGGGTTCCTGGACGTCTCGTATGCCGGGGAGCTGGTCACCGCCCGCGTCCTCGCCGACCCCGACGGGGCGCTGTCCCGGCTCCGGTCCCGGCTGGGCGGCTACCCGGCCCCGCTGCGCGATGCCCTGGTCGAGGCGGCGTGGGAGGCGGACTTCCTGTGCACCGTCGCGCGCAAGGCCCTCCCCCGCGAGGACGTGACCTATGTGGCGCTCTGCCTCGCGCGTGCCCTCATGCTCTGCGCCCACGCCTGGCACGCGCGCGCCGGTGCGTGGGTGACCAACGAGAAGGACCTGGTGCCCGGCGTCGCGCGCCTGCCCCTCGACACCCGAGGCTTCACGTCCCGGGCGGCCGCTGCGCTGAGCCGTTGCGGCCCCGGCCGGGACGAGCTCGCGAGAGCCATCGACGAGGTGGAGGCGCTGGTCCAGGAGTGCCGGTCTGCCGGTCGCCGGTCAGGCGCGGGACCGGCCTGCGGCGGGACGAACCGGCAACGAGGCTGA
- a CDS encoding AMP-binding protein, producing the protein MLQHDDRAGAPYPDHDLSSGTVAWRELAETDVAGGVLPRLRDVVLARPDDPAVCDEEQELSYRELAERAAGILLGLRGALGQLQPPPERRGPEGFGALEPVALCCEHTVTAVAGLVAVLASGHPVLVLDARTPGPRQQELIRRSGARLLLVDPANERLAAELPVTAVPLRDQAPAEPEHLWAAPPDPASVAALAFTSGSTGTPKPVANDHRLLVRDAWNSSVATDCYTSADTLAHTLPIAFHAGLTTTVHGLLVGARMRLYDARGRGIAGLPDVIAEHGCTLMITSPAILRGFVASGPDPARLLTLRRLTVAGESSYGRDVAAVRPLLPPGCLIRNRYGSSETGLIAEHVIGPGAVIPDGPLPAGSGVGRTVLSVVAADGSPAEEGQVGRLEVTAPQVATGYWQMPAETTAAFRDNPDGTRTYRTSDLGRRGPDGAVQIVGRADHSVKIRGYLVDPGEVDAALFALDDVREAVVVSQPRPSDGRPRLVAYVVPRDGGSTGGVAAGGEVTLPDPALTARWRQALRGRLPGHMVPEVFALVGALPRNDRGKIDRAALPAVPTPAPGPQRTTRWEQLVAEQWAAALEHDGQIEPESDFFALGGDSLAAEALMSRLITELGIQPALARTSVLAEAPVLSDFAARIRAPDQVPDPALVTLVPGRPGIAPVFFVAGAGGMAIALRPIALRLGDRPAYGLQNPVLEGRGLPRLTLRSLAARYVEAVRAVQPEGPYLLAGHSFGGLLAFEMCQQLRAQGQQARLAVIDSFPPDPRRQPPAMEGTSLADRAHSVVRLLRASLRDTRGGTDAWRFFVQADGMARSYRSQPWAGDALVLVAQSPEKEARQGWEPHLIGRHHLLEVSGDHFTLLREPWAEEVASHLRDFFGSEPAA; encoded by the coding sequence ATGCTGCAGCACGACGACCGGGCGGGTGCGCCATACCCGGACCACGACCTGAGCAGCGGCACCGTCGCGTGGCGCGAGCTGGCCGAGACCGACGTCGCGGGGGGCGTGCTCCCGCGGCTGCGCGACGTCGTGCTGGCCCGCCCCGACGACCCGGCGGTCTGCGACGAGGAGCAGGAGCTCAGCTACCGCGAGCTGGCCGAGCGGGCGGCCGGGATCCTGCTCGGGCTGCGCGGCGCCCTCGGGCAGCTGCAGCCGCCCCCGGAGCGCCGGGGCCCCGAGGGGTTCGGAGCGCTGGAGCCGGTGGCCCTGTGCTGCGAGCACACCGTGACCGCGGTCGCGGGCCTGGTCGCCGTCCTCGCGTCCGGGCACCCGGTGCTGGTGCTGGACGCCCGCACACCGGGACCCCGCCAGCAGGAGCTGATCCGACGGTCCGGCGCCCGGCTGCTGCTGGTCGACCCGGCCAACGAGCGGCTGGCGGCCGAGCTGCCCGTCACGGCCGTGCCGCTCCGCGACCAGGCGCCGGCCGAGCCGGAGCACCTCTGGGCCGCCCCGCCGGACCCCGCGTCCGTGGCGGCGCTGGCGTTCACCTCCGGCTCCACGGGCACCCCCAAGCCGGTGGCCAACGACCACCGCCTGCTGGTGCGCGACGCGTGGAACAGCTCCGTCGCGACCGACTGCTACACCTCGGCCGACACCCTCGCGCACACCCTGCCCATCGCCTTCCACGCCGGCCTGACCACGACCGTGCACGGTCTCCTGGTCGGGGCCCGCATGCGCCTCTACGACGCCCGGGGGCGCGGCATCGCCGGGCTGCCCGACGTCATCGCGGAGCACGGGTGCACGCTGATGATCACCAGCCCGGCCATCCTGCGTGGCTTCGTCGCGTCCGGCCCCGACCCGGCCAGGCTGCTCACGCTGCGCCGGCTGACCGTGGCCGGGGAGTCGTCCTACGGCCGGGACGTCGCCGCGGTGCGCCCGCTGCTGCCGCCGGGGTGCCTGATCCGCAACCGCTACGGCTCCTCCGAGACCGGGCTCATCGCCGAGCACGTCATCGGCCCGGGCGCCGTCATCCCCGACGGTCCGCTGCCCGCGGGGAGCGGCGTGGGGCGGACGGTCCTGTCCGTCGTCGCGGCGGACGGCAGCCCTGCCGAGGAGGGCCAGGTGGGCCGGCTCGAGGTGACCGCTCCCCAGGTGGCCACGGGCTACTGGCAGATGCCGGCGGAGACCACGGCGGCCTTCCGCGACAACCCCGACGGCACCCGGACCTACCGCACCAGCGACCTGGGCCGCCGGGGACCCGACGGTGCCGTCCAGATCGTCGGACGGGCCGACCACAGCGTGAAGATCCGCGGCTACCTCGTGGACCCCGGCGAGGTGGACGCGGCGCTCTTCGCCCTGGACGACGTCCGGGAGGCGGTCGTCGTGTCGCAGCCGCGGCCCAGCGACGGACGACCCCGCCTCGTGGCCTATGTCGTGCCGCGCGACGGCGGGTCCACCGGTGGGGTCGCTGCGGGCGGCGAGGTCACCCTGCCCGACCCGGCGCTGACGGCCCGGTGGCGCCAGGCGCTGCGCGGCCGGCTGCCCGGCCACATGGTCCCCGAGGTGTTCGCGCTGGTGGGGGCCCTGCCCCGCAACGACCGCGGCAAGATCGACCGCGCCGCCTTGCCCGCCGTGCCCACACCTGCCCCGGGCCCGCAGCGGACCACCCGCTGGGAGCAGCTCGTCGCCGAGCAGTGGGCCGCCGCGCTGGAGCACGACGGGCAGATCGAGCCGGAGTCCGACTTCTTCGCGCTGGGCGGTGACTCGCTCGCCGCGGAGGCGCTGATGTCCCGCCTGATCACCGAGCTGGGGATCCAGCCCGCCCTGGCGCGCACCTCGGTCCTCGCCGAGGCCCCCGTGCTGAGCGACTTCGCCGCCCGCATCCGCGCCCCCGACCAGGTGCCCGACCCGGCGCTGGTGACGCTGGTGCCCGGCCGGCCGGGCATCGCGCCGGTGTTCTTCGTCGCCGGCGCAGGCGGTATGGCGATCGCCCTGCGCCCCATCGCGCTGCGCCTCGGGGACCGCCCCGCCTACGGGTTGCAGAACCCCGTCCTCGAGGGGCGCGGCCTGCCGCGGCTGACGCTGCGCTCCCTGGCGGCTCGCTACGTCGAGGCCGTGCGTGCCGTGCAGCCGGAGGGCCCCTACCTGCTGGCCGGGCACAGCTTCGGCGGCCTGCTGGCCTTCGAGATGTGCCAGCAGCTGCGGGCCCAGGGGCAGCAGGCCCGGCTGGCCGTCATCGACTCCTTCCCCCCGGACCCGCGCCGCCAGCCCCCGGCCATGGAGGGCACCTCCCTGGCGGACCGCGCGCACTCGGTGGTGCGGCTCCTGCGTGCCTCGCTGCGCGACACCCGCGGTGGCACCGACGCCTGGCGGTTCTTCGTGCAGGCCGACGGGATGGCCCGCTCCTACCGCTCCCAGCCGTGGGCCGGCGACGCCCTCGTGCTCGTGGCGCAGAGCCCCGAGAAGGAGGCCCGGCAGGGCTGGGAGCCGCACCTGATCGGTCGGCACCACCTGCTCGAGGTCAGCGGGGACCACTTCACGCTGCTGCGCGAGCCCTGGGCCGAGGAGGTCGCCTCCCACCTGCGGGACTTCTTCGGGTCGGAGCCGGCCGCCTGA
- a CDS encoding MFS transporter has translation MSSAYLLALGVGLCLTPWLTSRFGSRRVYAVSLALFTLTSAGCALAGSLSVLIAARTLQGLVAAPMVPVAMTALLGTSEVRRDVSAAAGVVLFAAPAFGPVVGGVVLDLLGWPATFWINVPVGVAGLWGCRALGSVLGSDRVGRPFDVRGLALLAPGLVAVLWSSHEAPAAGWASAGVIIPLACGSLALGCFVVHAARHTDPLVRVRLLGTRAGLAGTIVCSLASVVAYATVFFIPVYLQRVQHHSAVVAGLALLPAGVVTGLGSVAGESAVRRWGLRPVAVAGLLALGAVSALFVGFSATTALGWSCLVLGARSLAVGLVTTPVLTVISASVPAGDADDVNAAFNLALRVSGAVGIASLTSVFLAAPDPVAGLHALSLVMSVISVVAAAIACLLPLDRPASASLPVRPAAGRSRA, from the coding sequence GTGTCGAGCGCCTACCTCCTCGCCCTGGGGGTGGGGCTGTGCCTGACGCCGTGGCTGACGTCGCGGTTCGGGAGCAGGCGGGTCTACGCCGTCTCGCTGGCGCTGTTCACCCTGACCTCGGCCGGCTGTGCGCTGGCGGGCAGCCTGAGCGTGCTGATCGCTGCGCGAACCCTGCAGGGCCTGGTGGCGGCCCCCATGGTCCCGGTCGCGATGACGGCCCTGCTCGGGACGAGCGAGGTGCGCCGGGACGTCTCCGCCGCGGCGGGGGTCGTGCTGTTCGCGGCCCCCGCCTTCGGCCCCGTGGTGGGCGGGGTGGTCCTCGACCTCCTCGGGTGGCCCGCGACGTTCTGGATAAACGTCCCGGTCGGGGTGGCGGGGCTGTGGGGGTGTCGCGCGCTGGGCAGCGTCCTCGGGTCCGATCGGGTGGGGCGGCCCTTCGACGTCCGGGGCCTGGCCCTCCTCGCCCCGGGGCTCGTCGCAGTCCTCTGGAGCTCCCACGAGGCGCCTGCGGCGGGCTGGGCTTCCGCGGGGGTCATCATCCCTCTGGCGTGCGGGTCTCTCGCCCTGGGCTGCTTCGTCGTCCATGCGGCGCGGCACACCGACCCGTTGGTGAGGGTCCGGCTGCTCGGCACCCGTGCCGGCCTGGCCGGGACTATCGTCTGCAGCCTGGCATCGGTGGTCGCCTATGCCACCGTCTTTTTCATCCCCGTCTACCTCCAGCGCGTCCAGCACCACAGTGCCGTGGTGGCCGGACTCGCCCTGCTCCCCGCCGGCGTGGTGACCGGGCTCGGCTCGGTCGCGGGGGAGTCGGCGGTGCGCCGGTGGGGCCTACGGCCGGTAGCGGTCGCGGGCCTGCTGGCTCTCGGCGCGGTGTCCGCTCTCTTCGTCGGCTTCTCAGCCACCACCGCGCTCGGCTGGTCCTGCCTGGTGCTCGGTGCCCGCAGCCTGGCGGTCGGCCTGGTGACGACACCCGTGCTCACCGTCATCTCTGCGTCCGTCCCCGCCGGCGACGCCGACGACGTCAACGCGGCGTTCAACCTGGCCCTGCGCGTGTCCGGCGCGGTCGGGATCGCCTCCCTGACATCGGTTTTCCTCGCTGCCCCGGATCCGGTCGCCGGGCTGCATGCCCTGTCCCTCGTGATGAGTGTCATCAGCGTCGTGGCGGCGGCCATCGCCTGCCTGCTGCCCCTGGACCGACCCGCCTCAGCCTCGTTGCCGGTTCGTCCCGCCGCAGGCCGGTCCCGCGCCTGA
- a CDS encoding GNAT family N-acetyltransferase has translation MVRDEADPHEQVVGTMQLTILPGLSRSATTRLQVEAVRVADRARGSGLGAAMLAWAHQWGRERGASLSQLTTDLTRQEAHRFYDRLGYAASHAGLKLDLTQADRSGA, from the coding sequence GTGGTCCGCGACGAGGCAGACCCCCACGAGCAGGTGGTCGGCACCATGCAGCTGACGATCCTGCCCGGGCTGTCCCGCTCCGCCACGACGAGGTTGCAGGTCGAGGCCGTGCGCGTCGCGGACCGCGCCCGCGGATCCGGTCTGGGGGCAGCGATGCTCGCCTGGGCCCACCAGTGGGGGCGGGAGCGCGGAGCGTCGCTCAGCCAGCTGACCACCGACCTGACCCGGCAGGAGGCGCACCGGTTCTACGACCGCCTCGGGTATGCCGCCAGCCACGCGGGGCTCAAGCTCGACCTGACCCAGGCGGACCGCAGCGGCGCCTAG
- a CDS encoding ATP-dependent DNA helicase — MPHPDLDRYLDAAVGGVGGTTRPGQVQMARAVSDAIDRDEHLLVQAGTGTGKSLAYLVPSLLHAMDSDHPVVIATATLALQAQIVDRDLPRLAEAVAPIAGRRPTYALVKGRRNYVCRHKLDGGIPDDDADALLGVGAVDATVGRLGQEVLRLRSWAEHTVSGDRDELVPGVTERAWRQVSVSARECLGTKCPQRAECFVERAREAAKEVDAVVTNHSFMAIDAFEGRVMLPEHDVLVVDEAHELVDRVTATVTDELGAGSVATASRRCGRLADGSALAEAGDVLGEVLDGLEEGRLDAPPTALVQALMRVRDTARGIQSELKPDKGQAEDADAGARKVAQAAVEEVFDTAERILEGRELDVVWLSKDPRRGGVLRVAPMSVAMDLRDKVFGDRTVVMTSATLELGGSFDAVAGTLGLRGAGAPAWSGLDVGSPFDYPRQAIAYVAKHLPQPGRDGTAEQTLDEIEALVRAAGGRALGLFSSMRGAQAATEALRERFAADGTDIQVLCQGEDQTTTLVRQFAREPRVALFGTLTLWQGVDVPGTACQLVIIDRIPFPRPDDPLTSARTEAIGRVGGNGFMAVAATHAALRLAQGAGRLIRRGDDRGVVAFLDSRMITARYAGFLQRSLPPFWPTTDRELVLGALRRLDRTAGPVTPVHEPALRSLTGEVTQDAVSATPRPSATEPHPAPPSTRSAVTGGHAWTDDQDAELREGVDAGLSLDELADHFELDAEVVEARLAALRLSLQPQAGFAFDEA; from the coding sequence GTGCCTCACCCAGACCTGGACCGCTACCTCGACGCCGCCGTCGGAGGGGTCGGCGGCACCACCCGGCCCGGCCAGGTCCAGATGGCCCGGGCCGTGTCCGACGCCATCGACCGGGACGAGCACCTGCTGGTCCAGGCGGGGACGGGCACCGGCAAGTCGCTCGCCTACCTCGTGCCGAGCCTGCTGCACGCCATGGACTCCGACCATCCCGTCGTCATCGCCACGGCCACGCTCGCGCTGCAGGCGCAGATCGTCGACCGGGACCTGCCGCGGCTCGCCGAGGCGGTGGCCCCGATCGCGGGCAGGCGACCGACATACGCGCTGGTCAAGGGACGCCGCAACTATGTCTGCCGGCACAAGCTCGACGGCGGGATCCCGGACGACGACGCCGACGCGCTGCTGGGCGTGGGCGCGGTCGACGCCACCGTCGGGCGGCTGGGGCAGGAGGTGCTGCGGCTGCGCTCCTGGGCCGAGCACACGGTCTCCGGCGACCGCGACGAGCTGGTCCCCGGTGTCACCGAGCGGGCCTGGCGGCAGGTGAGCGTCAGCGCGCGAGAGTGCCTGGGTACCAAGTGTCCCCAGCGGGCTGAGTGCTTCGTGGAGCGGGCGCGGGAGGCGGCCAAGGAGGTCGACGCCGTCGTCACCAACCACTCGTTCATGGCGATCGACGCGTTCGAGGGGCGGGTGATGCTGCCGGAGCACGACGTGCTGGTGGTGGACGAGGCCCACGAGCTCGTGGACCGCGTCACCGCGACCGTCACCGACGAGCTGGGCGCCGGGTCCGTGGCCACCGCCTCGCGGCGGTGCGGCAGGCTCGCCGACGGGTCGGCGCTCGCCGAGGCCGGCGACGTCCTCGGCGAGGTCCTCGACGGCCTCGAGGAGGGCCGCCTCGACGCCCCGCCCACCGCGCTCGTGCAGGCGCTGATGCGGGTGCGCGACACCGCGCGCGGGATCCAGTCCGAGCTCAAGCCCGACAAGGGACAGGCGGAGGATGCCGACGCGGGGGCGCGCAAGGTCGCCCAGGCCGCGGTGGAGGAGGTCTTCGACACGGCGGAGCGGATCCTGGAGGGCCGCGAGCTCGACGTCGTGTGGTTGTCCAAGGACCCGCGCCGGGGCGGGGTGCTGCGGGTCGCGCCGATGAGCGTGGCGATGGACCTGCGCGACAAGGTCTTCGGCGACCGCACGGTGGTGATGACCTCCGCCACGCTGGAGCTGGGCGGCAGCTTCGACGCCGTGGCCGGCACGCTGGGGCTGCGCGGCGCGGGCGCGCCGGCCTGGTCCGGGCTCGACGTCGGCTCGCCCTTCGACTACCCCCGACAGGCGATCGCGTATGTCGCCAAGCACCTGCCGCAGCCCGGCCGCGACGGCACCGCCGAGCAGACGCTGGACGAGATCGAGGCGCTGGTGCGGGCGGCCGGCGGACGCGCGCTCGGGCTCTTCTCGTCGATGCGCGGGGCGCAGGCGGCCACGGAGGCGTTGCGGGAGCGGTTCGCCGCGGATGGGACCGACATCCAGGTGCTGTGCCAGGGGGAGGACCAGACCACCACGCTGGTGCGGCAGTTCGCGCGCGAGCCCCGGGTGGCGCTCTTCGGGACGCTGACGCTGTGGCAGGGCGTGGACGTGCCGGGCACCGCGTGCCAGCTCGTCATCATCGACCGGATCCCCTTCCCCCGGCCGGACGACCCCCTGACCTCGGCGCGCACCGAGGCGATCGGCCGGGTCGGCGGCAACGGCTTCATGGCCGTGGCGGCGACCCACGCCGCGCTGCGGCTGGCCCAGGGGGCGGGGCGGCTGATCCGTCGCGGCGACGACCGCGGCGTCGTGGCCTTCCTCGACTCCCGGATGATCACGGCGCGCTACGCGGGCTTCCTGCAGCGGTCGCTGCCGCCGTTCTGGCCGACGACGGACCGGGAGCTGGTGCTCGGTGCCCTGCGCCGCCTCGACCGGACCGCGGGCCCGGTGACGCCGGTGCACGAGCCGGCGCTGCGCTCGCTCACGGGGGAGGTCACCCAGGACGCCGTGTCGGCCACGCCCCGCCCGTCCGCGACCGAGCCCCACCCCGCGCCCCCGTCGACGCGCAGCGCCGTCACGGGCGGGCACGCCTGGACCGACGACCAGGACGCCGAGCTGCGCGAGGGGGTCGACGCCGGGCTGTCCCTGGACGAGCTGGCCGACCACTTCGAGCTCGACGCCGAGGTGGTCGAGGCGCGCCTGGCGGCGCTGAGGCTCTCGCTGCAGCCGCAGGCCGGGTTCGCCTTCGACGAGGCCTGA
- a CDS encoding MarR family winged helix-turn-helix transcriptional regulator gives MDTGDVYRLARQLRSLAVQLSTHPGETASPSEIAVVEHLVRAGESSVGAVAQGTSLSQAAVSKVVAALVEADLATSRRDPVDRRRTLVTLRPSAVDDIRGRGRRALAAELRRLQWSESAADQLTDTLHQLQQLLSRAP, from the coding sequence ATGGACACCGGAGACGTCTATCGGTTGGCCCGTCAGCTGCGCTCGCTGGCCGTGCAGCTCAGCACCCACCCGGGCGAGACGGCCTCCCCGTCGGAGATCGCCGTGGTGGAGCACCTCGTCCGGGCCGGCGAGTCGTCGGTGGGGGCCGTGGCCCAGGGCACCTCGCTGTCGCAGGCTGCCGTGTCCAAGGTGGTCGCCGCGCTCGTCGAGGCGGATCTGGCCACCAGCCGTCGCGACCCGGTCGATCGCCGCCGGACCCTCGTGACCCTGCGACCGTCCGCGGTCGACGACATCCGCGGGCGCGGCCGGCGCGCACTGGCGGCCGAGCTCCGTCGCCTCCAGTGGTCGGAGTCTGCCGCGGACCAGCTCACCGACACTCTCCACCAGCTCCAGCAGCTGCTGTCCCGTGCACCGTGA